The Medicago truncatula cultivar Jemalong A17 chromosome 7, MtrunA17r5.0-ANR, whole genome shotgun sequence genome includes the window TTAAATAATCCAACTGTCAACCTAAAAACCATCAAAGAAACCAAATCAGAATTGAAACAACAAAGAATTGTAGTTTTGAGAATAAATAACATCAGCAGAAATGGTTTGAAACGACGGCAACATGACGACGATGAGAGGAAGAGGGGAGATGTTGTTAATAAGGTGATCAACGGCGACGAACGGCAGCAGGTGGAGGTTTATGGCAATGAGAGGAAGGGGAGCAGAAGGACAcgttttgttttgttacttttttttattaaataaatatttgttttttattatacatctcaatgttaagattttttttgccacatgtcacacatcTATAACCTAAATTGAGCATTaggtaaatggagcataccctTTTCTATTTAGTCCATTTAAGTTATGGATGTGTGACATGTATGACACAATTAGATACatgctttatatttttcaaatgatatttttttaaattcttttgttaaaattaattaatgatattgtAAATGGTTTATCATTTATGTTGAGTATAACTTGTATATAAATACAAGCGAGGCAAAGGGCGAGAAAATTGGGTGTTATTAAACAATGTGGAGTTTGATTGTAATGTGATAGTCAatgtgccattttttttttagggaaagtcAATGTGCCATTTATTTGGCAAACATTGAGGTGTGTGGATACCCAAACCAAACATATTGATGTGAGGTATCACACATTAGAGATTTACTTACACCTTGATAGATATTACATGAAAAAGTTCATACTTTAgaaaatatagttgatgtattGACCAAGTTACTCATTAGTAAAAAATTGAAGCACCGCTTGGACTTACATGTTTCAAACACtacatatattttatcttattaatATCATGATTTGGAAGGAAGACAAGCATAATCCAATTCTAGGTCATATAAAGTAGAAATAAAATTCAAGGAAAACACAATATGTATTTTATCAAACTCAATAAAAGATTCTTTTCTTATTATGCACATCAAACGTAGtagtaattttgaaaatattgtgGTGGGGTCATCTGATAATAAAATGGATAGGTTCCAAAGTGTTGAAGTGGAATAATTTCATTTGTATTTGTTGAATCCTTCTTCTCATCTTTTAGAGGTCCAATCGATACTATTTCAGTTTGACACAACTTTCTTAGCTTGCACACTACCTTTACTGGATCAATATCCCCAGATACTGTCAATTTCTTCTCTTTCGAGTCTATTGATAATGATTCAACCCCTgcaaaataataagaaaaaaatgaatcatTTGTGTTAGATggtttgtctttttatttacacaaaggtcaaattaaatttgttttcattCTTGAATGACGAAGTTCAAATACTATTTGAAATAGTTGTAAAATAACTGTGACTGTCATcgatattaataataattttgccttatttaatttttttttaataaagttagATTGTGTTAGAAATGGACCTTATCAAATTAATGTAACTTAGAGTCATATTATatcttcaaaaattaaaatc containing:
- the LOC25490380 gene encoding heavy metal-associated isoprenylated plant protein 39; the protein is MKKVLLKVDFYNDRIKQKVMKTASSLPGVESLSIDSKEKKLTVSGDIDPVKVVCKLRKLCQTEIVSIGPLKDEKKDSTNTNEIIPLQHFGTYPFYYQMTPPQYFQNYYYV